One stretch of Riemerella columbina DNA includes these proteins:
- a CDS encoding TonB-dependent receptor: MKNTVRNLWVFALLLVYGWSFGQSTPHTVFVNGDCGECQERIEKTAKNAGAKTAHWDMETQLLTFETEAPVTEQQVLKAVAEAGYDNALFTAPKEAYEQLPECCLYTRKPSDFEKNLKEDSIKIEHQNHPAHQHQKDKKDEKNIERITLTKLKEATALRKKEVGLTFNISSKELLKAACCNLSESFETNATVDVSFSNAVTGTKQLRMLGLDQKYTALTKELLPEIRGLATAYGLNFIPGRWIGGIQLTKGGSTVVNGYESITGQINTELVKLNKKPESTLNIFADGNGRTELNVTNTTLLSHHWNQSLLLHANGTFTEMDQNKDGFLDQPKGHQLNATYLLNYSDLEHTGWGSHFGINFLRDERKAGQKGYDWQRPQSEQSLYGVGINIGRVQLWNKTGFVFPNRPYQSLGWMNQFTYHQQDSFFGKRNYLGKETSFYSNLIFESIIGNTNHKYKVGASFLYDHYDETYLTENFSRTETVPGIFAEYTTTGENWTLVAGLRSDFHNLAGTQVSPRLNFKYDLTPKTVLRLSAGRGFRTANIFAESQRYFASNRSIEIKANDGKIYGLKPEIAWNYGASLQQEFKLFGRKVSWVTDIFRTDFSSQVLTDLDASTHKIIFYNLDGKSKANALQTQLDWSPIQNLELRLAYKYYDVWADYESGRRKIPFVAKHRGFFNASYSTTKNEKGGYWNFDATLQYIGKQRLPFTQQNPEAFQLPSYSKPYALLNAQIARHLNEKVRIYLGAENLTSYHQPQPIIDAENPFGNYFDGGMVYTPIMNANVYAGVDISF, translated from the coding sequence ATGAAAAATACTGTCAGAAACCTATGGGTTTTTGCCTTGCTGTTGGTTTATGGGTGGTCTTTTGGACAAAGCACACCGCATACTGTTTTTGTAAATGGAGATTGTGGAGAGTGCCAAGAACGCATCGAAAAAACTGCCAAAAACGCAGGGGCAAAAACCGCCCATTGGGATATGGAAACCCAATTGTTAACCTTTGAAACCGAGGCGCCTGTTACCGAACAGCAAGTCTTAAAAGCTGTAGCGGAGGCTGGATACGACAATGCCCTATTCACCGCCCCAAAAGAGGCGTACGAGCAACTGCCCGAGTGCTGTCTTTATACCAGAAAACCTTCTGATTTTGAGAAAAATCTTAAAGAAGATAGCATCAAAATAGAGCATCAAAACCACCCCGCACATCAACATCAAAAAGATAAGAAAGATGAAAAAAATATAGAGCGGATTACCTTGACCAAACTAAAAGAAGCCACAGCGCTCCGCAAAAAAGAGGTCGGATTAACCTTTAATATCAGCAGCAAGGAACTTCTTAAAGCCGCTTGCTGTAACCTTTCCGAAAGTTTTGAAACCAATGCAACCGTAGATGTTTCGTTTAGCAATGCCGTTACGGGCACCAAGCAACTCCGAATGCTCGGTTTAGACCAAAAATACACCGCCCTCACCAAGGAATTATTGCCTGAAATTCGTGGTTTAGCAACTGCCTATGGGCTCAACTTTATCCCTGGGAGATGGATTGGCGGCATACAACTGACCAAAGGTGGTAGCACTGTGGTTAACGGCTACGAAAGTATTACAGGGCAAATCAACACCGAGTTGGTAAAACTGAACAAAAAACCAGAGTCTACCCTCAATATTTTTGCCGATGGCAATGGCAGAACGGAGCTCAATGTAACCAATACCACGCTACTTTCCCACCATTGGAACCAAAGTCTATTGCTCCACGCCAATGGCACTTTTACGGAAATGGATCAAAATAAAGATGGCTTCTTAGACCAGCCCAAAGGTCATCAGCTGAACGCCACTTATCTCCTCAATTATAGCGATTTAGAACACACAGGTTGGGGCAGTCATTTTGGTATCAATTTCCTTAGAGATGAAAGGAAAGCAGGGCAAAAAGGCTACGACTGGCAACGCCCTCAGAGCGAGCAATCGCTTTATGGTGTGGGCATCAATATTGGTAGAGTACAGCTGTGGAACAAAACGGGTTTTGTCTTCCCCAACCGCCCTTATCAAAGCCTTGGCTGGATGAACCAATTCACTTATCATCAGCAAGATAGCTTCTTCGGAAAACGAAATTATTTAGGAAAAGAAACTTCTTTTTATTCCAATTTGATTTTTGAAAGCATCATCGGCAATACCAATCATAAATATAAAGTGGGCGCGAGTTTCCTCTACGATCATTATGATGAAACCTACCTCACCGAAAATTTTAGTCGCACGGAAACGGTGCCTGGCATTTTTGCCGAATACACCACTACGGGCGAAAACTGGACACTTGTGGCAGGGCTTCGCTCCGATTTTCATAATCTGGCAGGCACACAAGTTTCGCCAAGGTTAAATTTTAAATACGACCTTACGCCCAAAACCGTGCTTAGGTTGAGTGCTGGGCGTGGCTTTAGAACGGCTAATATTTTTGCAGAAAGTCAGCGCTATTTTGCCTCTAATAGAAGTATAGAAATTAAAGCCAACGATGGCAAAATCTATGGTTTAAAGCCAGAAATCGCGTGGAATTATGGCGCCAGCCTTCAGCAAGAGTTTAAACTTTTCGGTAGAAAGGTATCGTGGGTAACGGATATTTTTAGAACCGATTTTAGCAGCCAAGTGCTCACGGATTTAGATGCTTCTACCCACAAAATTATTTTTTATAATTTAGATGGAAAATCTAAAGCCAATGCACTACAAACCCAATTGGACTGGAGCCCTATCCAAAACTTAGAACTTCGGTTGGCTTATAAATACTATGATGTTTGGGCTGATTATGAAAGCGGAAGGCGCAAAATTCCGTTTGTAGCCAAGCATAGAGGCTTTTTTAACGCCAGCTATTCTACCACGAAGAACGAAAAAGGCGGTTATTGGAATTTTGATGCTACGCTGCAATACATTGGAAAACAGCGATTGCCATTCACTCAGCAAAATCCTGAGGCTTTTCAATTGCCTTCTTATTCCAAGCCGTATGCGTTGCTCAATGCCCAAATTGCCAGACACCTCAACGAGAAAGTCCGCATTTATTTAGGTGCCGAAAATCTGACTTCTTACCACCAGCCACAACCGATTATAGATGCTGAAAACCCTTTTGGCAACTACTTTGATGGCGGTATGGTCTATACTCCTATTATGAACGCGAATGTCTATGCTGGGGTAGATATCAGTTTTTAA
- a CDS encoding heavy-metal-associated domain-containing protein, with product MKNLFKYTLVFLFSMGTTLFSAQISNAKTETAKVYGNCGMCKKTIEKAINQPDVVAATWDKNTKILTFTYDTQKTNRKAILKKVADAGYDNELYRAGDVAYGKLHQCCQYKRPEGKHEEVTHKGQTCEVQ from the coding sequence ATGAAAAATCTTTTTAAATATACCTTGGTTTTCCTATTCAGTATGGGAACCACCTTATTTTCAGCGCAAATCAGCAATGCTAAAACTGAAACCGCAAAAGTTTATGGCAACTGCGGAATGTGCAAAAAAACAATTGAAAAAGCTATCAATCAACCAGATGTAGTAGCTGCCACTTGGGATAAAAATACCAAAATCCTTACTTTTACCTACGACACTCAAAAAACCAACCGAAAAGCCATTTTGAAAAAAGTGGCAGATGCGGGCTATGACAATGAATTGTATAGAGCGGGAGATGTCGCCTATGGCAAACTCCATCAATGCTGCCAGTACAAGCGCCCAGAAGGCAAACACGAGGAAGTCACACACAAAGGACAAACCTGCGAAGTCCAATAA
- a CDS encoding GLPGLI family protein: protein MRASILILILGFQFCAAQTTRFIYELRMKPDTTNREQTVTENVVLDITGQHSIFYSEKRFQRDSVMTKMRETKNFNFDRSSMENYRTKVNYVVSKDYPQALVTFKNRLGADEYLYKETQPMTWEVLPETSKIGEYTVQKAKTQYGGRLWYAWFTMDIPLPDGPYKFYGLPGLIVKVEDDKGDYSFDLKESKKVEAPAVFSSRRPAIEIEKKDYLKQEQRYKENPLSFINNSGRARIQINDGAARKKVEETFKENMKKENNPIEL, encoded by the coding sequence ATGAGAGCCTCCATTTTAATTTTAATATTAGGATTTCAATTTTGTGCCGCACAAACCACGCGCTTTATTTATGAGCTAAGAATGAAGCCAGACACCACCAACCGAGAGCAAACCGTAACCGAAAATGTGGTGTTAGATATTACAGGGCAGCACTCTATTTTCTACTCGGAGAAGAGATTTCAAAGAGATTCGGTGATGACCAAAATGCGAGAAACTAAAAATTTCAATTTTGATAGAAGTAGTATGGAAAACTACCGCACCAAGGTTAATTATGTGGTATCCAAAGACTACCCGCAAGCTTTGGTCACCTTTAAAAACCGATTGGGCGCTGATGAATATCTTTACAAAGAAACCCAACCGATGACTTGGGAGGTGTTGCCAGAAACCTCCAAAATTGGAGAATATACCGTTCAAAAAGCGAAAACACAATATGGCGGAAGACTTTGGTACGCGTGGTTTACGATGGATATTCCTCTGCCTGATGGACCCTATAAATTCTACGGACTTCCAGGACTGATCGTAAAAGTGGAAGATGATAAAGGCGATTATAGTTTTGACCTAAAAGAAAGCAAAAAGGTGGAAGCTCCTGCGGTATTTTCCTCGCGGCGCCCTGCCATAGAAATTGAGAAAAAAGACTATCTGAAACAAGAACAACGCTATAAGGAAAATCCACTTTCTTTCATCAACAACTCTGGGAGAGCGAGAATACAAATTAACGATGGTGCCGCAAGAAAAAAAGTGGAAGAAACCTTCAAAGAAAATATGAAAAAGGAAAACAACCCTATAGAATTATAA
- a CDS encoding HesB/IscA family protein yields the protein MIKVSDQAKNKAMQLMTEDGFNPEQDFIRVGVKSGGCSGLEYVLKFDNQQNDADQVFEDNGVKIVVDKKSILYLAGTTLEYSGGLNGKGFVFNNPNAQRTCGCGESFSL from the coding sequence GTGATAAAAGTATCAGACCAAGCCAAAAATAAAGCCATGCAACTGATGACGGAAGATGGGTTTAATCCCGAGCAAGATTTCATCCGTGTGGGCGTGAAAAGTGGCGGCTGCAGTGGGCTGGAGTATGTCTTGAAATTTGACAACCAACAGAACGATGCCGACCAAGTTTTTGAAGACAATGGCGTAAAAATTGTGGTGGATAAAAAATCTATCCTCTACTTAGCGGGTACCACTTTGGAATATTCTGGCGGACTCAACGGCAAGGGCTTTGTCTTCAACAACCCAAATGCCCAAAGAACCTGCGGCTGCGGCGAGAGTTTTTCGCTGTAG
- a CDS encoding four helix bundle protein, with translation MTKSFEEFQVYQLAMQLTKKVFDLLKDQTFDKEYEFKNQMKRAVLSISNNIAEGAEYNNNLQFIRFLKYAKGSCAEVRNMLHLAHYIFGINT, from the coding sequence GTGACCAAATCTTTTGAGGAATTTCAAGTCTACCAATTAGCGATGCAACTCACTAAGAAGGTCTTTGATTTGCTGAAAGATCAAACTTTTGATAAAGAGTATGAATTTAAAAATCAGATGAAAAGAGCCGTGCTGTCCATCAGTAATAACATTGCCGAAGGCGCAGAGTATAATAATAATTTACAGTTTATTCGATTTCTGAAATACGCCAAAGGGAGTTGTGCAGAAGTCAGAAATATGTTGCATTTAGCCCACTATATTTTTGGGATAAATACATGA
- the sufB gene encoding Fe-S cluster assembly protein SufB, which translates to MSKYTEDHLRKDLENKEYEAGFYTDIEYEDFPVGLNEDIIRAISAKKEEPEWMTQWRLESFRIWQKMEEPDWANVEYEKPDFQAIRYYAAPKKKPQLASLDEVDPELLETFKKLGISLEEQKRLTGVVESNVAIDVVMDSVSVKTTFQETLAEKGIIFCSISEAIQKYPDLVKKYIGSVVPRADNFYAALNSAVFSDGSFCYIPKGVRCPMELSTYFRINQAGTGQFERTLVIADEGSYVSYLEGCTAPSRDENQLHAAVVELIALDNAEIKYSTVQNWFPGDKDGKGGVYNFVTKRGLCEKNAKISWTQVETGSAVTWKYPSCILKGDHSIGEFYSIAVTNNHQWADTGTKMIHIGKNTKSTIISKGISAGKSNNSYRGLVKVMPSAKGARNFSQCDSLLMGNECGAHTFPYIEVKNPSAQIEHEATTSKIGEDQIFYCNQRGIDTEKAIALIVNGFSKEVLNKLPMEFAIEAQKLLEISLEGSVG; encoded by the coding sequence ATGAGTAAGTATACAGAGGACCATCTTAGGAAAGATTTAGAAAATAAAGAATACGAAGCCGGTTTTTATACCGATATTGAATATGAGGATTTTCCGGTGGGGCTTAATGAGGACATTATCCGAGCTATTTCGGCGAAGAAAGAGGAACCCGAGTGGATGACACAATGGCGCTTGGAGTCCTTTCGGATTTGGCAAAAAATGGAAGAACCCGATTGGGCAAATGTGGAGTACGAAAAGCCTGATTTTCAGGCGATAAGATATTACGCAGCACCCAAGAAAAAACCGCAACTCGCCAGCTTGGACGAGGTAGACCCAGAACTATTGGAAACTTTCAAAAAATTGGGCATCTCGTTGGAGGAGCAAAAACGCTTAACAGGCGTGGTAGAGAGCAATGTAGCGATTGATGTGGTGATGGATTCCGTGTCGGTAAAGACCACTTTTCAGGAGACTTTGGCGGAGAAGGGCATCATCTTTTGCTCCATTTCCGAAGCCATTCAAAAATACCCTGATTTGGTGAAAAAATACATCGGGTCGGTGGTGCCGAGAGCCGATAATTTCTATGCAGCGCTCAATTCTGCCGTGTTTTCCGATGGCTCGTTTTGCTACATTCCGAAGGGCGTGCGTTGTCCGATGGAATTGTCCACATATTTCCGTATCAATCAGGCAGGTACGGGGCAGTTTGAACGAACTTTGGTCATTGCCGATGAGGGTAGCTATGTGTCTTATTTAGAGGGATGTACGGCGCCATCGAGAGATGAGAACCAACTTCACGCCGCTGTGGTGGAGCTCATCGCATTGGACAATGCCGAAATCAAATATTCTACCGTACAAAACTGGTTTCCAGGAGATAAGGACGGCAAGGGTGGCGTTTATAACTTCGTGACCAAGCGTGGATTGTGCGAGAAAAACGCCAAAATTTCGTGGACGCAGGTGGAAACAGGTTCTGCCGTTACTTGGAAATATCCGAGTTGCATCCTCAAAGGCGACCATTCCATCGGCGAGTTTTACTCCATCGCTGTAACCAACAACCACCAATGGGCGGACACGGGCACGAAGATGATTCACATTGGTAAAAACACCAAATCCACCATTATTTCCAAGGGGATTTCGGCAGGAAAATCCAACAATTCGTACCGAGGGCTGGTGAAGGTAATGCCTTCTGCCAAAGGAGCGAGGAACTTTTCGCAATGCGATTCTTTGCTGATGGGCAACGAGTGCGGTGCGCATACTTTCCCATATATAGAAGTGAAAAATCCATCGGCACAGATAGAACACGAAGCCACCACGAGCAAAATCGGCGAAGATCAGATTTTCTATTGCAACCAGCGCGGCATCGATACGGAAAAAGCTATCGCATTGATTGTCAATGGATTTAGCAAAGAAGTTTTGAACAAGTTGCCGATGGAATTTGCCATAGAAGCCCAAAAACTGTTAGAAATCAGCTTGGAGGGGAGCGTGGGGTAA
- a CDS encoding VIT1/CCC1 transporter family protein, with protein MKATNIDNYLDNHYIHRSNWLRAAVLGANDGIISVSSLAIGIAAASDARHPIVLATVAGLVAGALSMAAGEYVSVSSQTDTEKADIEREAQELRDQPEVELQILAEIYQQRGLKKETAWQVAQELTAHDALAAHTRDELGITEISQANPIQAALASGASFLVGGVLPVLVTLLAPVSQMEYFLYGFTLVFLLILGAISAKTGGSSMLKAAIRITIWGTLAMGISALVGYAFGVSV; from the coding sequence ATGAAAGCGACAAATATAGATAACTATTTAGACAACCACTACATCCATCGGAGCAATTGGCTTCGGGCAGCGGTTTTGGGAGCGAATGACGGCATCATTTCCGTATCCAGTTTGGCGATAGGGATAGCGGCAGCCAGCGATGCGCGACATCCTATTGTATTGGCGACGGTGGCAGGATTGGTGGCAGGTGCCCTGTCTATGGCGGCTGGCGAGTATGTGTCGGTAAGTTCCCAAACGGACACCGAAAAAGCGGACATCGAGCGCGAGGCACAAGAACTCCGTGACCAACCCGAAGTAGAGCTACAAATTTTAGCCGAAATTTACCAACAACGAGGCTTGAAAAAAGAAACCGCCTGGCAAGTTGCCCAAGAACTCACCGCCCACGATGCTCTTGCTGCCCACACCCGCGACGAGTTGGGCATCACCGAAATCTCTCAAGCCAATCCCATCCAAGCCGCATTGGCATCTGGAGCGTCGTTTTTGGTCGGTGGTGTGTTGCCTGTTTTAGTCACGCTCTTGGCACCGGTCTCGCAAATGGAATATTTCCTCTACGGTTTCACCCTCGTATTTTTACTGATTTTAGGCGCTATTTCAGCCAAAACCGGCGGTTCCAGTATGCTCAAAGCCGCCATTCGCATCACGATTTGGGGTACCTTAGCGATGGGTATTTCCGCCTTAGTAGGCTATGCTTTTGGCGTAAGCGTGTAG
- a CDS encoding outer membrane beta-barrel protein — translation MRDYRFLFLSLMIIWGGINVYAQQYQLKGKVVGSTSNNPVEWVNVVLVKNDSVFSGTTTDSLGVFLITAPKGIYTLKLEQFGETVTNKAVDLSNDIDFGVLKIRESVQLKEIVINTRRKIIKQVGDKLQFDIENSPFAEGNTGLDILKKSPKLSVTSSGGIMLKNKSVEVLVNGRKMNLSSDELGTYLQSLSSEDIKVIEIQEMASADQEAATQGGVINIILKNNPKGIRVIAKSSYLHRKNNFGTYQGGLNLNYGTEQWNLYSDFSYAKNRDSGTSRGTFYYKNGNSNDSNGDFIQDNNNIGIRLGTMYYLNDKNTLGIEGYFSTNQFEIDSKEAMEIISPTMNIQSKNQSLWNLPSDLWYTTFNYTLKTDEKGSSLKLIADMGENQGTSQNNVSSIYDANSSLNSNHWFTSEARSKYYTAQLDAVQKWDDDWELNAGAKFNAVSRDNLLNVKFLQSHQWIEDISKKQDFDNQEQILAGYTTLAKVLGKHFLKVGVRLENTKIEGVNKINQQKVDQEYTRWFPTLYYKYNFGNQKSISASYRKSISRPSFKDLNPFIFKQNDFLYQIGNANLQPFYKDLVDIEMTYKNHSLSLYAAYTKDLITNVYYTDTNHINYYQPKNFGNYKEWGLDYSYAGNITKWLYTSMATGIFYNSFQSGDGVNTSGASFYGTMYNDIQLPNQWGLELYHSYHHSRISKNLKAYEKYYLDVSIRKKFLDNKLLLVAGVDDIFNTLRDRNISYFNDFDFEFYQKRLTRSFFLSFTYTFDNHKNVSNNKVKSENESRQRF, via the coding sequence ATGAGAGATTACCGTTTTTTGTTTTTATCACTTATGATCATTTGGGGAGGTATCAATGTTTACGCCCAACAATACCAACTCAAAGGCAAGGTGGTTGGAAGTACTTCAAATAACCCTGTGGAATGGGTAAATGTGGTTTTGGTAAAAAATGACAGCGTTTTTAGTGGGACTACAACGGACAGCTTGGGTGTTTTTCTTATCACCGCTCCAAAAGGGATCTATACACTGAAATTGGAGCAATTTGGAGAGACCGTCACAAATAAGGCGGTAGATCTTTCAAATGATATAGACTTCGGAGTGTTAAAAATCCGAGAATCCGTTCAGTTAAAAGAGATTGTCATCAATACGAGAAGAAAAATCATTAAACAAGTCGGCGATAAACTTCAATTTGATATAGAAAACTCCCCTTTCGCTGAGGGAAATACAGGTTTAGATATTTTAAAAAAGAGCCCTAAACTAAGCGTTACCTCTTCAGGAGGTATTATGCTAAAAAATAAATCGGTTGAAGTGCTTGTGAATGGCAGAAAGATGAATCTGTCATCTGATGAACTCGGAACTTACCTTCAATCATTATCTTCGGAGGATATTAAGGTGATTGAAATTCAAGAAATGGCTTCGGCAGATCAAGAAGCGGCAACTCAAGGGGGAGTGATTAATATCATATTGAAAAATAACCCCAAAGGGATTCGCGTAATAGCTAAATCGTCTTATCTGCATCGAAAAAATAATTTTGGAACCTATCAAGGCGGTCTTAATTTGAATTACGGGACAGAACAATGGAATTTATATTCAGATTTTTCTTATGCTAAAAATAGAGATTCAGGAACATCAAGAGGGACTTTTTACTACAAAAATGGAAATAGCAATGATAGCAATGGCGATTTTATACAAGACAACAATAATATAGGCATTCGTTTGGGGACTATGTATTATTTGAATGATAAGAATACGCTTGGGATTGAGGGATATTTCAGCACCAATCAATTTGAAATTGACTCCAAAGAGGCTATGGAGATCATTAGCCCAACGATGAATATTCAAAGTAAAAATCAATCATTATGGAATTTGCCGAGTGATTTATGGTACACAACTTTTAACTACACCTTAAAAACCGATGAGAAAGGCAGTTCCCTAAAACTCATTGCCGATATGGGCGAAAATCAAGGAACATCTCAAAACAATGTATCCTCAATATATGACGCTAATTCATCTCTGAACTCAAATCATTGGTTTACTTCAGAGGCTCGCTCTAAGTATTATACCGCTCAGTTAGATGCCGTTCAAAAATGGGATGATGATTGGGAATTGAATGCGGGGGCTAAATTTAACGCCGTCAGTAGAGATAATCTTTTGAATGTTAAGTTTTTACAATCTCACCAATGGATAGAGGACATAAGTAAAAAGCAAGATTTTGATAATCAAGAGCAAATTTTAGCAGGATACACGACTTTGGCTAAAGTTCTGGGGAAGCATTTCCTTAAAGTAGGCGTTCGCTTAGAAAACACTAAAATAGAAGGAGTTAATAAGATAAATCAGCAAAAAGTGGATCAAGAATACACTCGGTGGTTCCCAACGCTTTACTACAAATATAATTTTGGAAATCAAAAAAGTATTTCAGCAAGTTATCGAAAAAGTATTTCGCGTCCATCATTCAAAGACTTAAATCCATTTATATTTAAACAAAATGATTTTTTATATCAAATCGGAAATGCTAATTTACAACCTTTTTACAAAGACCTTGTAGACATAGAAATGACCTATAAAAACCATAGTCTGTCATTATATGCAGCTTATACCAAAGATTTGATAACTAATGTATACTATACCGACACCAACCATATCAATTACTACCAACCAAAGAATTTTGGTAATTATAAAGAATGGGGATTAGATTATTCTTACGCGGGGAATATCACAAAATGGTTATATACAAGTATGGCTACTGGAATTTTTTATAATAGTTTTCAGTCAGGAGATGGTGTAAATACATCGGGAGCCTCTTTCTATGGTACTATGTATAATGATATACAACTTCCTAATCAATGGGGGTTGGAGTTATACCATTCATATCATCATAGTCGAATAAGCAAAAACCTTAAAGCTTATGAAAAGTATTATTTGGATGTAAGCATTAGAAAAAAGTTTTTAGATAATAAACTTTTATTGGTCGCTGGTGTTGATGATATATTCAATACGCTTAGAGATAGAAATATTTCCTATTTTAATGATTTTGACTTTGAATTTTATCAAAAACGACTTACACGTAGCTTTTTCCTTAGTTTTACATACACATTTGACAATCATAAAAATGTAAGCAACAATAAAGTTAAATCCGAAAACGAAAGTCGCCAGAGATTTTAA